In a single window of the Paracholeplasma morum genome:
- a CDS encoding DNA modification methylase — MNIVMKKVSALQEYENNPRNNDAAIDAVAKSIEEFGFKVPIVITKDHVIIAGHTRLKASLKLGLDEVPCIIADDLTEEQIKAFRLADNKTAELATWDFAKLEEELANIEMDMSLFGFEELVADVPDNATDDDFDPTDDLSDAPYTQKGDIYILGNHRVMCGDSTLKADVKKLIQDDLVDLVFTDPPYNVDYEGTAGKIMNDKMEDNTFYLFLFKAFENMFEHTKPGGAIYVCHADTEGLNFRNAFKNAGYKLAECLIWVKNALVLGRQDYHWRHEPILYGWREGAAHYFVDDRTQDTIWEYNKPKRNEEHPTMKPLELVGKAIANSSRVNEIVLDLFGGSGSTMIASDQLQRRARIMELDERFVDVIVKRYIKYKVSLDDCHLIRNGKEIPLNQINDFQILSL, encoded by the coding sequence ATGAATATAGTGATGAAGAAAGTATCAGCACTCCAAGAGTACGAAAACAATCCAAGAAACAATGATGCTGCAATCGATGCGGTTGCAAAGAGTATAGAAGAGTTTGGATTTAAAGTTCCGATTGTGATCACTAAAGATCATGTCATTATTGCAGGACACACAAGACTTAAAGCGAGCCTTAAACTTGGACTTGATGAAGTACCTTGTATTATTGCTGATGATTTAACAGAAGAACAAATCAAAGCATTCAGACTTGCAGATAACAAAACTGCAGAGCTTGCGACCTGGGACTTTGCCAAACTTGAAGAAGAGCTTGCAAACATTGAAATGGATATGTCTCTCTTTGGGTTTGAAGAACTTGTAGCTGATGTACCAGACAATGCGACCGATGATGACTTTGATCCAACAGATGATCTATCAGATGCACCATATACACAAAAGGGCGATATCTATATCTTAGGTAATCACCGAGTGATGTGTGGTGATTCAACTTTAAAAGCGGATGTTAAGAAACTAATACAAGACGACCTTGTTGATCTGGTTTTTACTGATCCACCATACAACGTCGATTATGAAGGTACAGCTGGAAAAATTATGAACGATAAGATGGAAGATAATACATTCTATCTTTTTCTTTTTAAAGCCTTTGAGAATATGTTTGAACATACAAAACCAGGTGGCGCTATATATGTGTGTCACGCTGATACGGAAGGACTCAATTTTAGAAACGCATTCAAAAATGCTGGTTATAAACTTGCAGAGTGTCTTATATGGGTTAAAAACGCACTAGTTTTAGGTAGACAAGATTATCACTGGCGACATGAACCAATTCTTTATGGTTGGAGAGAAGGTGCCGCTCATTACTTTGTGGATGACCGTACTCAAGATACGATATGGGAATATAACAAACCAAAACGAAATGAAGAACATCCTACGATGAAACCATTAGAACTCGTCGGTAAAGCTATCGCTAATTCATCCAGAGTGAATGAGATAGTCCTAGATTTATTTGGTGGTTCTGGATCAACCATGATCGCATCTGATCAACTTCAAAGAAGAGCAAGAATCATGGAACTGGATGAACGATTTGTGGATGTGATTGTAAAACGCTATATAAAGTACAAAGTTTCGCTTGATGATTGCCATCTCATTCGTAATGGAAAAGAGATACCACTTAATCAAATCAACGACTTTCAGATATTGTCACTATAG